One stretch of Vibrio kanaloae DNA includes these proteins:
- a CDS encoding helix-turn-helix transcriptional regulator, protein MIDFIKDKDDSEVKLSEIRPNVPENKDRMKQENKPDYQLVPGFKLVPEIALIESLPEHLQKRFSHALNLMHEEWGERRTWEEIATESAISPYHFHRQFTELFNETPGQYLGRVRLQVAVSLLLNDEPWSVIEIAQYCGFSSSQSLGKALKRELGVTAKHIREMGYNATPKETADFIQKLAHPGVQSSMEEELVKSMPTELAWYPERGMQKLKLDDPDWDTVFEMYGQKSTQLMGTTPIKQMRNKWDDIDVEIGNWQVAKDRYDKIIPEGYYLCSDVYLVSDVAYSTALEALFKAVEQQGLKLDVQGYLVEMIRQIDTDDVEGVTFAFQLPVLATSEK, encoded by the coding sequence GTGATTGATTTTATAAAGGACAAAGACGATAGTGAAGTCAAGCTATCCGAGATCAGACCCAATGTACCTGAGAACAAAGACCGTATGAAGCAAGAGAACAAACCTGATTATCAATTGGTGCCTGGTTTCAAACTCGTGCCAGAGATTGCATTGATTGAATCTTTGCCAGAACATCTTCAAAAACGCTTTTCACATGCGCTTAATTTGATGCATGAAGAGTGGGGTGAGCGACGTACTTGGGAGGAGATAGCAACCGAGAGTGCGATTTCTCCCTATCACTTTCATCGGCAGTTTACTGAGCTGTTCAACGAAACGCCGGGCCAATATTTAGGTCGAGTTCGGCTGCAAGTCGCGGTCAGTTTGTTGCTCAATGATGAGCCGTGGAGCGTTATTGAAATTGCTCAGTATTGCGGGTTTTCATCGTCACAGTCGTTAGGTAAGGCGCTCAAGCGTGAACTTGGCGTCACGGCGAAGCACATTCGAGAAATGGGCTATAACGCGACTCCTAAAGAAACGGCAGATTTCATTCAGAAATTGGCCCATCCGGGCGTGCAGTCTTCAATGGAAGAAGAACTGGTTAAGTCGATGCCTACCGAATTGGCTTGGTATCCAGAGCGTGGCATGCAGAAGCTTAAACTAGACGATCCTGACTGGGACACTGTGTTTGAGATGTATGGTCAGAAGTCGACTCAGTTGATGGGCACCACACCGATTAAACAAATGAGAAATAAGTGGGACGACATCGACGTTGAAATTGGAAACTGGCAAGTCGCTAAAGACCGTTACGATAAGATCATTCCAGAAGGCTACTACTTGTGTAGCGATGTTTATCTGGTTTCGGATGTGGCGTATAGCACGGCCTTAGAAGCTCTGTTTAAGGCGGTTGAGCAACAAGGTTTGAAGTTAGATGTGCAAGGTTATTTGGTAGAGATGATTCGTCAGATCGACACGGATGATGTCGAAGGTGTGACGTTTGCATTCCAGTTACCTGTGTTAGCGACCTCAGAAAAGTAA
- a CDS encoding efflux RND transporter permease subunit yields MSWMTKWFINNPVAANLLMMAIVISGVLAFGLLRVESFPQIAPSSISITVAYPGGTAQQIDESVTQRIEESISGIPVIKQITSQSSASVSRVVVRKTSSADLDKLLDDIRNQVNAINGFPVQAERPQVVRNEFTNLAAFVVVSGPRTDDELQPIAKQLEQALKKNPRISKVSNWGTRASQLVIEPDPDQLKALGLSLEDLAELVEQRSLETRSGELISDKGRMVIRGEGYADDLQKLNQLVVISGSNGKILLGDIAKLSRGYQYSGSIVRNNGSNAIALLVSTSQTDNLLKVSEAISETLAVQRAILPSDIELNTMADMAPYIEDQLFRLSENAWQGLLIVLILLGVFLEIRLAFWVAMGIPIALTGTLAAMQWFNYSINDITLFGFILVLGVLVDDAVVVGEAIHEKRTGNVGYSPNTNGFSNINGSSNLNGKTAAWQGVHSVSVATVFGVLTTIAAFSPMLWINNELAKVLAGFSAVVIFALIFSLIESKFILPSHLAQLSVKKPSTSIFAKVQNAAQGGLQWFNLNIYKPVLEFALGYKVASLLGFVAVISLAYGMWSNGAIRSALFPEIPGRYITAVIELEDGAPLPLQRQALLQVEQAMTQVEKGLMEDYPLQEKPVVNLLAWSDGYGEIEVTAELTNESLSLLPGNLLLKRWREKTGQIEGAYSVKFSAAEEPAGGTFLTISSNERELASRVSEQLANTLASLKGVSDVYDDGQDGLPQVRLVLNQYGQQLGLTQATLAQLAGEAFGEREVHRLLENGQETKVLLQYPRDERRTLAQLEEAIIMLPNGGSVMIGDIAEFRHEQEPQVVYRRDREQVINLYWKQNRDLQSPEKTREQLEDTIESLHLQFPSVTIKAGGEFEEIGEVSNGFKSAMILTLIMIYILLAVPLKSYWQPMIIMAVIPFGFAGAIFGHYLMDLPISILSMFGMTAMTGIVINDSLVLITRFNVEYRQGVPLQKALVIAGTSRLRAIFLTTITTVCGLLPLLSETAEQAQYLKPAAVSLVFGELFATAVTLILIPVLLGLFCRKPPLLENLIEKEPGEKDSSEELTLGRS; encoded by the coding sequence ATGAGTTGGATGACTAAATGGTTTATTAACAATCCAGTCGCCGCTAATTTGTTGATGATGGCGATTGTTATTAGTGGCGTGCTGGCATTTGGGCTGTTACGTGTTGAGTCGTTTCCACAAATTGCACCATCTTCAATCAGCATTACCGTGGCTTACCCCGGCGGTACAGCGCAACAGATCGATGAGAGCGTGACCCAGCGAATCGAAGAGTCGATCAGCGGTATTCCAGTCATCAAACAGATCACCAGTCAGTCGAGTGCTAGCGTTTCTAGAGTCGTGGTGCGTAAAACCAGCAGCGCAGATTTAGACAAGCTGTTGGATGACATTCGTAATCAAGTTAACGCCATCAATGGCTTTCCCGTGCAAGCAGAAAGGCCGCAAGTCGTGCGTAACGAATTTACCAATTTAGCGGCGTTTGTGGTGGTGTCTGGGCCAAGAACCGATGACGAACTGCAACCTATCGCCAAGCAACTTGAACAAGCACTGAAGAAGAACCCGCGTATCTCGAAAGTATCAAATTGGGGAACTCGCGCATCTCAATTGGTTATCGAGCCAGATCCTGACCAACTGAAAGCGTTGGGGTTGAGTTTAGAAGATCTCGCAGAGCTCGTTGAGCAGCGTTCGCTTGAGACTCGTAGCGGTGAACTGATCAGTGACAAAGGCCGAATGGTGATTCGTGGTGAGGGTTATGCCGATGATCTACAGAAGCTGAATCAGCTTGTCGTAATTTCGGGAAGCAACGGAAAAATACTGTTGGGTGATATCGCCAAGTTAAGTCGTGGCTACCAGTACAGTGGTTCTATCGTGCGTAACAACGGCTCTAACGCCATCGCCTTATTGGTCAGCACTAGCCAAACCGACAATTTGCTTAAAGTCAGTGAAGCGATTAGCGAAACATTGGCTGTACAACGCGCGATTTTGCCGTCGGATATTGAGTTGAATACCATGGCCGACATGGCACCTTACATCGAAGACCAGTTATTTCGCCTGAGTGAGAACGCATGGCAAGGCTTGTTAATAGTTCTGATTTTGCTTGGCGTATTCCTTGAAATTAGGCTCGCGTTTTGGGTCGCAATGGGGATTCCGATTGCGCTGACTGGAACGCTAGCCGCAATGCAGTGGTTTAACTACAGCATCAACGACATCACCCTGTTTGGCTTTATCTTGGTGCTCGGTGTGCTGGTGGACGATGCAGTTGTTGTCGGGGAAGCGATACATGAAAAACGGACGGGTAACGTCGGCTATTCTCCTAATACCAATGGTTTCTCAAATATAAACGGCTCCTCAAATCTAAACGGGAAGACAGCCGCTTGGCAGGGCGTGCACTCCGTGTCAGTGGCAACTGTATTCGGTGTGCTGACAACCATCGCAGCGTTTTCTCCAATGTTATGGATTAACAATGAGTTAGCCAAGGTGCTTGCGGGGTTTTCTGCAGTAGTGATCTTCGCTTTGATCTTCTCACTTATCGAGAGCAAATTTATTCTGCCGTCACACTTGGCACAGCTTTCAGTGAAAAAGCCATCAACAAGTATCTTTGCCAAGGTGCAGAATGCTGCTCAAGGCGGGTTGCAGTGGTTCAATCTCAACATTTATAAGCCGGTATTGGAGTTTGCTCTTGGCTACAAAGTGGCGTCTTTGCTTGGGTTTGTGGCGGTTATTTCACTGGCTTATGGCATGTGGTCGAATGGTGCGATTCGCAGTGCGTTGTTCCCTGAAATTCCGGGGCGTTACATCACTGCGGTTATTGAGCTAGAAGATGGCGCGCCGTTGCCTTTACAGCGCCAAGCTTTGTTGCAAGTAGAGCAAGCAATGACGCAGGTCGAAAAGGGTTTAATGGAAGATTATCCGTTGCAAGAGAAGCCTGTTGTGAACCTGCTCGCTTGGTCTGATGGCTATGGTGAAATTGAAGTCACTGCCGAGCTCACCAATGAATCTTTAAGCTTATTGCCGGGTAACCTACTGTTGAAGCGATGGCGAGAAAAAACTGGGCAAATTGAAGGCGCTTACTCGGTTAAATTCAGCGCAGCTGAGGAGCCTGCTGGTGGCACATTCTTAACGATCTCTTCCAATGAACGTGAGCTTGCATCAAGAGTAAGCGAGCAGTTAGCCAATACATTAGCGTCGTTGAAAGGCGTTTCGGATGTTTACGACGATGGTCAGGACGGTTTACCGCAAGTTCGCTTGGTGTTAAATCAATATGGGCAACAGCTTGGGTTAACTCAAGCCACGCTAGCTCAACTCGCAGGAGAAGCGTTTGGCGAAAGAGAAGTGCATCGTCTGTTGGAAAACGGGCAAGAAACTAAGGTGCTGCTGCAATATCCAAGGGATGAGCGTAGAACCTTAGCTCAGTTGGAAGAAGCCATTATTATGTTGCCGAATGGTGGTAGTGTGATGATTGGCGATATTGCTGAGTTCCGCCACGAGCAAGAGCCGCAAGTGGTTTACCGCCGTGACCGAGAGCAAGTCATCAACCTGTATTGGAAGCAGAACCGTGACCTACAATCCCCAGAGAAAACACGTGAGCAACTCGAAGATACAATTGAATCTTTGCACTTACAGTTTCCAAGCGTGACCATCAAAGCGGGCGGCGAGTTTGAAGAAATCGGTGAGGTGTCAAACGGCTTCAAATCAGCGATGATACTAACGCTCATCATGATCTACATTTTGTTGGCGGTGCCATTGAAGTCTTATTGGCAACCAATGATCATCATGGCGGTAATACCATTCGGATTCGCAGGCGCGATTTTTGGTCATTACTTGATGGATTTGCCAATCAGCATTCTTTCTATGTTTGGCATGACGGCCATGACGGGGATTGTGATTAATGACTCGCTGGTGCTGATCACGCGTTTTAATGTTGAATATCGCCAAGGCGTGCCGTTACAGAAAGCGTTAGTAATCGCAGGTACTAGCCGTTTGAGAGCGATTTTCTTAACCACGATTACCACTGTGTGTGGGTTGTTGCCTTTGTTAAGCGAAACTGCGGAACAAGCACAATACTTAAAGCCTGCGGCGGTGTCGTTAGTGTTTGGTGAGTTGTTTGCCACAGCGGTAACGCTGATTTTGATTCCCGTACTGCTTGGTTTGTTTTGCCGTAAGCCACCTTTACTTGAAAATTTAATTGAAAAAGAACCGGGCGAAAAAGATTCATCAGAAGAACTCACTTTGGGGCGATCGTGA